In Pleomorphomonas sp. T1.2MG-36, one genomic interval encodes:
- a CDS encoding DUF4340 domain-containing protein, protein MTPKSLIGLAVVTAAAVVAAVVVAGGTAADSAVADRGRALLPDLVKTSASVESLAVTVGKDTTRLTREGDRFVDVSGYPAKIDAVRKLVSSLATLTIDEDKTDKPDRYVDLGLADPAAGEGASTKVALLDKEGKPLAAIYAGTKDYTVGGSRGGQYVRLDGNPQSYLVRGSLDVPTARADWFDARLTDIKPATLSKVTLTDAGGATVDFVRTGDKLLPAALPDAKAPDEGKANRVTAFLQGFDFSDVRKETPATIGNTTRLRYETTDGLAVTATAVPAADDAGKGWIRIVAEAIDPKAADAAKAINDKAAGYEFKVNIIHTEMFGWTVANLAKDG, encoded by the coding sequence TCGTCGCCGGCGGGACCGCCGCCGACAGCGCCGTCGCCGATCGTGGCCGGGCGCTTCTGCCGGACCTCGTGAAGACGTCGGCTTCGGTGGAAAGCCTCGCCGTGACCGTCGGCAAGGACACCACCAGGCTGACGCGCGAAGGAGACCGCTTCGTCGATGTGTCCGGCTATCCGGCCAAGATCGACGCCGTGCGCAAGCTCGTCTCGTCCTTGGCGACACTGACCATCGATGAGGACAAGACCGACAAGCCCGACCGCTACGTCGACCTCGGCCTCGCCGATCCCGCCGCCGGCGAGGGGGCGTCCACCAAGGTGGCGCTGCTCGACAAGGAGGGCAAACCGCTCGCGGCCATTTATGCCGGCACCAAGGACTACACCGTCGGTGGCAGCCGGGGCGGCCAGTATGTGCGCCTCGACGGCAACCCGCAGTCCTATCTGGTGCGCGGCTCCCTCGACGTGCCGACAGCCCGCGCCGACTGGTTCGATGCCCGCCTGACCGACATCAAGCCGGCGACCCTGTCGAAGGTGACGCTGACCGACGCCGGCGGTGCCACCGTCGACTTCGTGCGGACAGGCGACAAGCTGCTGCCGGCGGCGCTGCCGGATGCCAAGGCGCCGGACGAAGGCAAGGCCAACCGCGTCACGGCCTTCCTGCAGGGTTTCGATTTCAGCGATGTCCGCAAGGAGACGCCTGCCACGATCGGCAATACGACGCGCCTGCGCTACGAGACCACCGACGGGCTGGCTGTGACCGCCACGGCGGTGCCGGCGGCCGACGACGCAGGCAAGGGGTGGATCCGTATCGTCGCCGAGGCGATCGATCCCAAGGCGGCCGACGCCGCCAAGGCGATCAACGACAAGGCAGCCGGCTACGAGTTCAAGGTCAACATCATCCACACCGAGATGTTCGGCTGGACGGTGGCCAACCTCGCCAAGGATGGCTGA
- a CDS encoding ATP-binding protein has product MIGKALRLVFDSVAGQVIVLLVLSIVAMQGGLTAYFFLSNPRSVFSTSPGEKAGEIGAAAHILDTARPDERPRLLELMKDNLPSLAACVGPVPKEAAEIRFGPLPARLGRAAIARKVFDGRPAPGDELIGPLFLELSDGTCYRLELPEAEALRFFGPGMTMLGFLAITTIVLVSWAIVVIIGPLRRFEGAVERLRDMRSDVSVPEIGPRELRAAISAFNRMRARIGKLMAEKTTMLAAVSHDLRTPITRLRLRAEFIDDETIREPMLADLDHMAALAQVALVHLSGTDSPEPFDQTDLPSLLQTIADQFADLGHTVSYEGPSRLTACVRRRDILRAVTNLVDNAVRYGDQVVVSLKKLPGRRLAISVADNGPGIPAGEREHLLEPFVRGDSARGSVPNSGFGLGLTIARDVAEAHGGCILLADNAPHGLLATLEIEG; this is encoded by the coding sequence ATGATCGGCAAGGCTCTGCGCCTGGTGTTCGATTCAGTTGCCGGCCAGGTCATCGTCCTGCTGGTGCTGTCGATCGTCGCGATGCAAGGAGGGCTGACCGCCTACTTCTTCCTGTCCAATCCGCGCTCGGTCTTCAGTACCTCCCCAGGCGAAAAGGCCGGCGAGATCGGCGCCGCCGCCCATATTCTGGACACGGCCAGACCGGACGAACGACCGCGGCTCCTGGAGCTGATGAAGGACAACCTGCCATCGCTCGCCGCCTGCGTCGGCCCCGTGCCGAAGGAGGCGGCCGAGATCAGGTTCGGCCCGCTGCCGGCTCGGCTCGGTAGAGCCGCCATCGCCCGCAAGGTGTTCGATGGCCGCCCCGCTCCCGGGGACGAGTTGATCGGTCCGCTTTTCCTCGAGCTTTCCGACGGTACCTGCTATCGGCTGGAGCTGCCCGAAGCCGAAGCGCTTCGCTTCTTCGGACCGGGTATGACCATGCTTGGCTTCCTGGCGATCACCACGATCGTGCTGGTGAGCTGGGCCATTGTGGTGATCATCGGCCCACTCCGGCGCTTCGAGGGCGCCGTGGAGCGTCTGCGCGACATGCGCTCGGACGTCTCGGTGCCCGAGATCGGGCCGCGCGAACTGCGCGCGGCCATATCGGCCTTCAACCGGATGCGTGCCCGCATCGGAAAGCTGATGGCCGAGAAAACCACCATGCTCGCCGCCGTCAGCCACGATCTTCGAACACCCATCACCCGCCTGAGATTGCGTGCCGAGTTCATCGACGACGAGACGATCCGCGAACCGATGCTGGCCGACCTCGACCACATGGCGGCGCTGGCCCAGGTCGCGCTCGTGCATCTCTCCGGCACCGATAGCCCCGAACCCTTCGACCAGACCGATCTGCCCAGCCTGTTGCAAACCATTGCCGACCAGTTCGCCGACCTCGGGCACACGGTGTCCTATGAGGGACCGAGCCGGCTGACCGCCTGCGTGCGGCGGCGCGACATTCTGCGGGCGGTTACCAATCTCGTCGACAATGCCGTGCGCTACGGCGACCAAGTGGTGGTGTCGTTGAAGAAACTGCCCGGACGCCGCCTGGCGATCTCGGTGGCGGACAACGGCCCCGGCATTCCGGCCGGAGAGCGGGAGCATCTGCTGGAGCCCTTCGTACGCGGCGACAGCGCCCGCGGTTCGGTGCCCAACTCCGGCTTCGGCCTCGGCCTGACCATCGCCCGAGACGTCGCCGAAGCGCACGGCGGGTGCATCCTGCTGGCCGACAACGCGCCGCACGGCCTTCTGGCCACCCTCGAGATCGAGGGGTAG